From Ochotona princeps isolate mOchPri1 chromosome X, mOchPri1.hap1, whole genome shotgun sequence, one genomic window encodes:
- the LOC101529069 gene encoding melanoma-associated antigen 8-like, whose protein sequence is MRCNPWKRTHKQGASSTSRSRVPVEPRTGMVLRSHKCRLCKLVGELGGEAPEGGFKIALIGVRQGDAASPSSPPTLPTQREVSAAGPSSGAQVLPTTCSVTHHSCPAGSESHGRADASQEEASPEALLQQALDVKRCELMQFLLRKYRMKELFTRAEMLSYVIREHKGHFREIFGKVLNCLQVALGIDLRVVDPIQHCYVLETALGLTYDGMQDHDQSMPKTSFLIMVLGLIFSKGNCAPEEELWESLSVMDVYDGREHHLYGEPRKLLTEEWVREGYVEYRQVPHSDPARYKFLWGPRAHAETTKMRVLQHLAKFNQVDPRSFSSLYDEALRDENERAQAGEAAQAGGDTRA, encoded by the exons ATGAGGTGCAACCCGTGGAAACGGACCCACAAACAAG GCGCGTCGTCCACATCGCGCAGCCGTGTGCCAGTTGAACCCAGGACAGGCATGGTTCTTCGTTCTCATAAGTGTCGGCTCTGCAAGCTTGTGGGAGAGCTTGGAGGAGAGGCACCAGAAGGGGGCTTCAAGATAGCTCTGATCGGTGTGAGACAGGGGGATgctgcctctccctcctctcctccgaCTTTGCCCACCCAAAGGGAGGTGTCTGCTGCTGGGCCATCCAGTGGTGCTCAGGTCCTTCCAACCACTTGCTCTGTCACTCACCACAGCTGCCCTGCAGGGAGTGAATCCCATGGTAGGGCAGATGCCTCTCAGGAGGAAGCAAGCCCTGAGGCCCTACTCCAGCAAGCACTAGATGTGAAAAGGTGTGAGTTGATGCAGTTCCTCCTCCGTAAATATCGGATGAAGGAGCTGTTCACCAGGGCCGAAATGCTGTCTTATGTCATCAGAGAGCACAAAGGGCATTTCCGTGAGATCTTCGGTAAGGTGTTGAATTGCCTACAGGTGGCCCTTGGCATTGATTTGAGGGTAGTAGACCCCATTCAGCACTGCTATGTGCTTGAAACAGCCCTGGGCCTCACCTATGATGGAATGCAGGATCACGATCAGAGCATGCCCAAGACGAGCTTCCTGATCATGGTCCTGGGCCTGATCTTCTCGAAAGGCAACTGTGCCCCTGAGGAGGAGTTGTGGGAATCTCTGAGTGTGATGGATGTGTATGATGGTAGAGAGCACCACCTCTATGGGGAGCCCCGGAAGCTCCTCACGGAGGAGTGGGTGCGGGAAGGGTACGTTGAGTACCGGCAGGTGCCCCACAGTGATCCTGCTCGCTACAAGTTCCTGTGGGGTCCCAGGGCCCATGCTGAAACCACCAAGATGAGAGTCCTGCAACATTTGGCCAAGTTCAATCAGGTGGATCCCAGATCCTTCTCATCTCTGTATGATGAAGCTTTGAGAGATGAGAATGAGAGGGCCCAGGCAGGGGAGGCCGCTCAGGCTGGTGGGGATACCAGGGCCTGA